The proteins below are encoded in one region of Bosea sp. BIWAKO-01:
- a CDS encoding RlmE family RNA methyltransferase, which translates to MSTTKGGAGARDMRVKVKKAGKLKHSSQLWLERQLNDPYVKRAKERGFRSRAAFKLEEMDDRYKFLKTGQKLIDLGCAPGGWCQVAAQRIGLERGKGAIVGIDLLHVDPIPGVDLIEMDFMADEAPALLTERLGGRADGVMSDMAANTTGHKKTDHLKIIALAEAALEFANSILAPGGFFLAKLFQGGESAELLAMLKRDFTTVRNVKPAASRADSSELYVLATGYRRKEQPAADTEG; encoded by the coding sequence ATGAGCACCACCAAAGGCGGCGCCGGCGCCCGCGATATGCGGGTCAAGGTGAAGAAGGCCGGCAAGCTCAAGCATTCCTCGCAGCTCTGGCTCGAACGCCAGCTCAACGACCCCTATGTCAAGCGGGCGAAGGAGCGCGGCTTTCGTTCGCGCGCGGCGTTCAAGCTCGAGGAGATGGACGACCGCTACAAATTCCTGAAGACCGGTCAGAAGCTGATCGACCTCGGCTGCGCGCCGGGCGGCTGGTGCCAGGTCGCGGCGCAGCGCATCGGGCTCGAGCGGGGCAAGGGCGCGATCGTCGGCATCGACCTGCTGCACGTCGATCCCATTCCCGGCGTCGATCTCATCGAGATGGATTTCATGGCCGACGAGGCCCCTGCCCTGCTGACCGAGCGGCTCGGCGGCCGGGCCGATGGCGTGATGTCGGACATGGCAGCCAACACCACCGGCCATAAGAAGACGGACCATCTCAAGATCATCGCGCTGGCCGAGGCCGCGCTGGAATTCGCCAATTCGATTCTGGCCCCTGGCGGCTTCTTCCTGGCAAAATTGTTCCAGGGCGGTGAGAGCGCCGAGCTGCTCGCGATGCTCAAGCGCGACTTCACCACCGTGCGCAACGTCAAGCCGGCAGCGAGCCGGGCGGATTCCTCGGAACTCTACGTGCTGGCGACCGGCTATCGTCGCAAGGAACAGCCGGCAGCGGACACCGAGGGCTGA
- a CDS encoding Ppx/GppA phosphatase family protein, whose translation MTVEDRQDRDVALAVSPEANGADLRPIGSSPLGPAPVTQTYFTPSRHPVATYAALDLGTNNCRLLIARPAQHGFRVVDAFSRIVRLGEGLTASGRLADAAMDRAVEALKICKSKMTHRGVSRARLVTTEACRAATNGLDFVRRVAAEADLELEIVDQRTEASLAVTGCAALAHPTAEGVIVFDIGGGSTEIVWMGGRSQARDPAGRIREWASLPMGVVSVAERYGGVDVGREKFERMVDDCSAALKPFATRAAAAKDAAGFHLLGTSGTVTTVAGIHLGLPRYDRRLVDGLWMDETDILAVIDRLVDMDYAARSANACIGRERADLVLAGCAIFEAIRRAFPSRKVRIADRGLREGILLRMMHEDRAWWRRRQA comes from the coding sequence GTGACGGTCGAGGACCGCCAGGATCGGGATGTCGCGCTCGCGGTATCCCCAGAGGCTAATGGCGCCGATCTGCGCCCGATCGGCTCGTCCCCCCTTGGCCCTGCCCCCGTCACGCAAACCTATTTCACGCCCTCGCGCCATCCGGTCGCGACCTATGCCGCGCTCGATCTCGGCACCAATAACTGCCGGCTGCTGATCGCCCGCCCGGCCCAGCATGGCTTTCGCGTCGTCGATGCCTTTTCCCGCATCGTGCGCCTGGGCGAAGGGCTGACTGCGAGCGGGCGACTTGCCGATGCGGCGATGGACCGGGCGGTCGAAGCCCTGAAGATCTGCAAGAGCAAGATGACCCATCGCGGCGTCAGCCGCGCACGCCTGGTCACGACCGAGGCCTGCCGGGCCGCCACGAACGGGCTCGACTTCGTGCGCCGGGTCGCGGCTGAGGCCGATCTCGAGCTCGAGATCGTCGACCAACGCACCGAGGCCTCGCTGGCCGTCACGGGTTGCGCGGCACTGGCCCATCCGACGGCAGAAGGCGTCATCGTCTTCGATATCGGCGGTGGCTCCACCGAGATCGTCTGGATGGGAGGGCGCTCGCAGGCGCGCGATCCGGCCGGGCGCATCCGCGAATGGGCCTCGCTGCCGATGGGGGTCGTCTCTGTCGCCGAGCGCTATGGCGGCGTCGATGTCGGGCGCGAGAAATTCGAACGCATGGTCGATGATTGCAGCGCTGCCCTGAAGCCGTTCGCGACGCGCGCTGCTGCGGCAAAGGACGCCGCCGGCTTCCATCTGCTCGGCACGTCGGGCACCGTCACCACCGTCGCCGGCATCCATCTTGGCCTGCCGCGCTACGACCGGCGCCTGGTCGACGGGCTGTGGATGGACGAGACCGATATCCTGGCGGTCATCGACCGGCTGGTCGATATGGACTATGCCGCGCGCTCGGCCAATGCCTGCATCGGCCGCGAACGGGCCGATCTCGTGCTAGCCGGCTGTGCGATCTTCGAGGCGATCAGGCGTGCCTTCCCGAGCCGAAAGGTGCGCATTGCGGATCGCGGCCTGCGCGAGGGCATCCTGCTCCGGATGATGCATGAGGATCGTGCCTGGTGGCGCCGCAGGCAGGCATGA
- the glpK gene encoding glycerol kinase GlpK, translating to MAGARYILAIDQGTTSSRAILFDGALRSVASAQREFPQHFPASGWVEHEPEDLWDSVLTTCREAVGKAGLSAADIAAIGITNQRETTLIWDRRTGQAIHRAIVWQDRRTAPRCAELSEGGHDSLVSGRTGLRIDPYFSATKIAWLLDNVPGARRRAEAGELAFGTVDCFLLWRLTGGAVHATDATNAARTMLFDIGRGVWDDDLLALFSIPRSLLPEVRDCACLFGETLPDHFGAAIPVRGMAGDQQAATIGQACFTPGMVKSTYGTGCFALLNTGSTPVTSRNRLLSTIAYQLGGERTYALEGSIFVAGAAVQWLRDGIGIIETASETGPLAEAADPTQAVYLVPAFVGLGAPHWDAEARGAIFGLTRNSGPRELARATLESVCYQTLDLLDAMRADWPDAGQGAAVLRVDGGMVASDWTMQRLADILALPVDRPEVLETTALGAAYLAGLDAGLLPEPDRFADLWRLERRFVPGMAKSQREKLVLGWRDSVRRTLSTG from the coding sequence ATGGCCGGAGCACGCTATATTCTCGCGATCGATCAGGGGACGACCTCGTCGCGCGCGATTTTGTTCGATGGTGCGCTCAGGTCGGTGGCATCGGCGCAGCGCGAGTTCCCACAGCATTTTCCGGCCTCGGGTTGGGTCGAGCACGAGCCCGAGGATCTGTGGGACAGCGTGCTGACGACCTGCCGTGAGGCCGTCGGTAAGGCCGGGCTCTCGGCCGCGGACATTGCCGCGATCGGCATTACCAACCAGCGCGAGACGACACTGATCTGGGACCGCAGGACCGGTCAAGCGATCCACCGCGCCATCGTCTGGCAGGACCGGCGGACGGCGCCGCGCTGCGCCGAGCTCAGCGAGGGCGGCCATGATTCGCTGGTCTCCGGCCGGACGGGCCTGCGAATCGATCCCTATTTCTCGGCGACCAAGATCGCGTGGCTGCTCGACAATGTGCCGGGCGCGCGCCGGCGGGCGGAAGCTGGCGAACTCGCCTTCGGTACGGTCGATTGCTTCTTGTTGTGGCGGCTCACGGGCGGAGCCGTCCACGCAACCGACGCGACCAATGCGGCCCGCACCATGCTGTTCGATATCGGCCGCGGCGTCTGGGACGACGACCTGCTCGCGCTGTTTAGCATTCCCCGCTCGTTGCTGCCGGAGGTTCGCGATTGCGCCTGCCTGTTCGGCGAGACGCTGCCCGACCATTTCGGCGCGGCGATCCCGGTGCGGGGCATGGCCGGCGACCAGCAGGCGGCGACGATCGGCCAGGCCTGTTTCACGCCCGGCATGGTGAAGTCGACCTATGGCACCGGCTGCTTTGCCCTGCTGAACACCGGTTCGACGCCGGTGACGTCCAGGAATCGTCTGCTCAGCACCATCGCCTATCAGCTCGGCGGCGAGCGCACCTATGCGCTGGAGGGTTCGATCTTCGTCGCGGGCGCGGCTGTACAATGGCTCCGCGACGGGATTGGAATCATCGAGACGGCGAGCGAGACCGGGCCGCTTGCCGAAGCGGCGGATCCGACCCAGGCGGTCTACCTGGTGCCGGCTTTCGTCGGGCTCGGCGCACCGCATTGGGACGCCGAGGCACGTGGCGCCATTTTCGGGCTCACCCGCAACAGCGGCCCGCGCGAGCTGGCAAGGGCGACGCTGGAAAGCGTCTGTTACCAGACGCTCGATCTGCTCGACGCGATGCGCGCCGACTGGCCGGACGCCGGGCAGGGAGCTGCGGTGCTACGCGTCGATGGTGGCATGGTCGCGTCCGACTGGACGATGCAGCGGCTCGCCGACATCCTCGCCTTGCCCGTCGACAGGCCGGAGGTGCTGGAGACGACGGCGCTGGGAGCAGCCTATCTCGCCGGGCTCGATGCAGGGCTGTTGCCGGAGCCGGATCGTTTCGCAGATCTCTGGCGATTGGAACGGCGCTTTGTCCCCGGAATGGCGAAAAGCCAGCGCGAAAAGCTGGTCCTGGGCTGGCGCGACAGCGTGCGGAGGACGCTGAGTACAGGCTGA
- a CDS encoding HNH endonuclease produces MGFGVFIHRYDSIYDDSPAERYQFPRQYLGRVQACVGDWIVYYEPRKVLNTRGYFAIAKVQQVIPDPAANDMFIAVVEPGSYLDFANPVPFADESGVIERGVLNGEGRISGRAQAAVRPISSADFNRVLALGLDDAEPLLPRSDIPNVAGGLAEEQAPFVFDQARERLAIALSRIVRDRAFRRTVLRAYGERCAITGLRLINGGGRAEVAAAHIRPVEANGPDIVSNGLALSGTAHWMFDRGLISLSDDLDILVSRHANDVDGIRAFVNRSGRAFAPARPVERPHPHFLNWHRETCFKQ; encoded by the coding sequence ATGGGGTTCGGCGTCTTCATCCACCGGTACGATTCGATCTACGATGACAGCCCGGCTGAGAGATATCAGTTCCCGCGGCAATATCTTGGTCGCGTTCAAGCCTGCGTCGGTGACTGGATCGTCTACTACGAGCCGCGCAAGGTGCTGAATACGCGCGGATACTTTGCCATTGCCAAAGTTCAGCAGGTCATTCCCGACCCAGCCGCGAACGACATGTTCATTGCGGTGGTCGAGCCTGGCAGCTATCTCGACTTCGCTAATCCCGTCCCCTTCGCTGACGAGAGCGGTGTCATCGAGCGCGGCGTGCTAAACGGCGAGGGCCGGATCTCTGGCCGAGCACAAGCCGCGGTGCGGCCGATCTCATCGGCCGACTTCAACCGTGTGCTCGCCCTCGGACTCGACGATGCGGAGCCACTCCTGCCGCGAAGCGATATCCCGAACGTCGCCGGCGGGCTTGCGGAAGAGCAGGCTCCCTTTGTCTTCGATCAAGCCCGAGAGCGGTTGGCGATCGCGCTCTCACGGATCGTGCGCGATCGAGCATTTCGCCGAACGGTGCTGCGGGCCTATGGCGAGCGCTGTGCGATCACTGGCCTCAGGCTGATCAATGGCGGCGGTCGTGCTGAGGTCGCTGCCGCCCATATTCGCCCCGTGGAGGCGAACGGGCCGGACATCGTCAGCAATGGGCTCGCGCTGTCGGGAACGGCGCATTGGATGTTCGATCGCGGGCTGATCAGTCTGTCCGATGACCTGGACATTCTGGTCTCGCGCCATGCGAACGACGTTGATGGCATCCGGGCTTTCGTGAACCGAAGCGGCCGCGCGTTTGCTCCCGCGCGGCCCGTTGAGCGGCCCCATCCTCATTTCCTCAATTGGCACCGAGAAACCTGCTTCAAGCAGTAA
- a CDS encoding cupin domain-containing protein, giving the protein MSFDVGGRLKEIRASAGLSQRELAARSGVTHSLISLIEQNRNSPSVASLRKILDGIPMSMVNFFDEERVPRGKVFFEAGDLLDLTSRLHQVSGGSGEGRMSFRQVGDAKAHNLQILHESYEPGADTGVTMLKHDSHEGGVVLSGELEITVGDQIKILGPGDAYLFDSRTPHRFRNIGAARCEVVSACTPPYL; this is encoded by the coding sequence ATGAGTTTTGATGTGGGTGGAAGATTGAAGGAAATCAGGGCGTCTGCCGGGCTTTCACAACGTGAACTGGCAGCCCGGTCGGGCGTGACGCACAGCTTGATCTCGCTGATCGAGCAGAATCGGAACAGCCCATCGGTTGCATCCTTGCGCAAGATTCTTGACGGCATTCCGATGTCGATGGTCAATTTCTTTGACGAGGAGCGCGTACCGCGCGGCAAGGTCTTCTTCGAGGCGGGCGACCTTCTCGACCTGACATCGCGCCTGCACCAGGTCAGTGGCGGCAGTGGCGAGGGCCGCATGTCATTCCGGCAGGTCGGCGACGCCAAGGCGCATAACCTGCAGATCCTGCATGAATCCTACGAGCCCGGCGCCGATACCGGCGTGACCATGCTCAAGCATGATTCGCATGAAGGCGGTGTCGTCCTGTCGGGAGAGCTCGAGATCACGGTCGGCGACCAGATCAAGATCCTTGGCCCCGGCGACGCCTATCTCTTCGACAGCCGCACCCCCCATCGCTTTCGCAATATCGGCGCCGCGCGCTGCGAGGTGGTGAGCGCCTGCACGCCGCCCTATCTTTGA
- a CDS encoding amidohydrolase yields MNGRIFCGLAEGFVEALAVKDGKVLAAGSTEEIASLRAAGTHVIDLAGRVAIPGLNDAHMHLLPLGISMNEINLRPEEGVRSIDEVLRRVAAVARTKKPGEWVLGRGYDHNELAEGRHPTADELDQVAPDNPVYIKRTCGHVGVVNSQAMRKAGIGHNTPSPDGGLIERRDNKLTGLLAESAMRLIVDAMPKPSHAELTTAIEQAGHYMLSQGFTSVMDAGVGMLAGMAEIEAYEEMARSNRLPVRTWVCIYGNADGIGDAAHAAGYRFGREVGLLRYGAMKVFGDGSAGGLTAAMSQPYRVGDPDNRGIFIYSDTDMHGYLAHYHQLGYQLAIHAIGDAAIEQVLSGIEQADSAEHPIRGRRHRIEHCGFLTDGQLARMAAAGIDPVPQPVFIYEFGDLYVHNLGQERADASYPMRKWFDAGVHPAASSDAPVCATDPFKNLFTMVTRQTKRHTVIGASERLTMEEAVHAYTAIGAYTQFAEDRMGRLVPGQLADIAVLSHDIFAAAVETVEVEARCDLTLLGGEVVYDRLGQFAAAAQ; encoded by the coding sequence TTGAACGGCCGCATCTTCTGCGGTCTCGCCGAAGGTTTTGTGGAGGCCTTGGCGGTCAAGGACGGCAAGGTCCTCGCGGCCGGTTCGACTGAGGAGATCGCGAGTCTGCGGGCTGCAGGCACGCACGTCATCGATCTCGCCGGGCGCGTTGCGATTCCCGGCCTCAACGATGCGCATATGCATCTGCTGCCGCTCGGCATCAGCATGAACGAAATCAATCTGCGGCCGGAAGAGGGCGTGCGCAGCATCGACGAGGTCCTGCGCCGCGTCGCGGCCGTGGCCAGGACGAAGAAGCCCGGCGAATGGGTGCTCGGGCGCGGCTACGATCACAATGAGCTGGCTGAGGGCCGTCATCCCACCGCCGACGAACTCGACCAGGTGGCGCCCGACAACCCGGTCTATATCAAGCGGACCTGCGGCCATGTCGGCGTCGTCAACAGTCAGGCGATGCGCAAGGCCGGCATCGGCCACAATACGCCGAGCCCCGACGGCGGCCTGATCGAGCGGCGCGACAACAAGCTCACCGGCCTGCTCGCGGAAAGCGCCATGCGCCTGATCGTCGATGCGATGCCGAAACCCAGCCACGCGGAGCTGACGACGGCGATCGAGCAGGCGGGCCACTACATGCTGTCGCAGGGTTTCACCAGCGTAATGGATGCCGGCGTCGGCATGCTCGCCGGCATGGCCGAGATCGAGGCCTACGAGGAGATGGCGCGCAGCAACCGCCTGCCGGTGCGGACCTGGGTCTGCATCTACGGCAATGCCGACGGGATCGGCGATGCCGCGCATGCCGCCGGATACCGATTCGGACGCGAGGTCGGCCTCCTGCGCTATGGCGCCATGAAGGTGTTCGGGGACGGAAGCGCCGGCGGTCTGACGGCGGCGATGAGCCAGCCCTATCGCGTCGGCGACCCCGACAATCGCGGCATCTTCATCTATTCCGACACGGACATGCACGGTTACCTCGCGCATTATCACCAGCTCGGCTACCAGCTTGCGATTCATGCCATCGGCGATGCGGCGATCGAGCAGGTGCTGTCGGGAATCGAGCAGGCGGACAGTGCCGAGCACCCCATCCGCGGGCGCCGTCACCGCATCGAGCATTGCGGCTTCCTGACCGACGGCCAGCTCGCCCGCATGGCAGCTGCCGGAATCGATCCCGTGCCGCAGCCGGTGTTCATCTACGAATTCGGCGATCTCTACGTGCATAATCTCGGGCAGGAGCGGGCGGACGCCTCCTATCCGATGCGCAAATGGTTCGATGCCGGCGTGCATCCGGCTGCGAGCTCGGATGCGCCGGTCTGCGCCACCGATCCGTTCAAGAACCTCTTCACGATGGTCACGCGCCAGACCAAGCGCCATACGGTGATCGGTGCGTCGGAGCGCCTGACGATGGAGGAGGCCGTCCACGCCTATACGGCGATCGGTGCCTATACCCAGTTCGCCGAAGACCGCATGGGACGTTTGGTGCCCGGTCAGCTCGCCGACATCGCGGTTTTGTCGCACGACATCTTCGCGGCTGCGGTCGAGACGGTGGAGGTGGAGGCGCGCTGCGATCTGACGCTGCTGGGCGGCGAGGTGGTCTATGACCGGCTCGGCCAGTTCGCGGCCGCGGCGCAGTAG
- a CDS encoding ABC transporter permease, whose amino-acid sequence MLRHTLQRLLLALPVLLGVLLLGFLLMQVVPTDPAQVRAGPTATQDIVEAIRRDLGLDQPLWKQFLIYVGRLLQGDLGVSIINNVPVVQELGNTIGPTLELMVASLIWAIPLGIAMGTVGAYFRGSILDRAIMAVSVAGVSLPVFFLGLALIWLLGFKYPLLPFTGRMGPFWTWDGFLAIILPAITLGGVFVGPVARMTRSSVLDVLGADHVRTARAKGLTERAVVMRHALRNALVPVVTLIGLQIGFLLGGAVVTETVFSWPGIGRLAVGAILSSDLPMAQGTIIVLSLGFILINLAVDVLYAVLDPRVRGA is encoded by the coding sequence ATGCTGCGGCACACGCTGCAACGGCTGCTGCTCGCGCTGCCGGTCCTGTTGGGGGTTCTCTTGCTGGGCTTCCTGCTCATGCAGGTGGTCCCGACCGATCCGGCGCAGGTGCGAGCGGGGCCAACCGCCACACAGGACATCGTCGAGGCCATCCGCCGCGATCTCGGGCTCGACCAGCCTCTCTGGAAGCAGTTCCTGATCTATGTCGGGCGGTTGCTGCAGGGTGATCTCGGCGTGTCGATCATCAACAATGTGCCGGTCGTCCAGGAACTCGGCAACACGATCGGGCCCACGCTCGAACTGATGGTCGCATCCCTGATCTGGGCCATCCCGCTGGGCATCGCCATGGGCACGGTCGGCGCCTATTTCCGCGGCTCGATCCTCGACCGCGCGATCATGGCGGTCTCGGTCGCAGGCGTGTCCCTGCCGGTGTTCTTCCTCGGCCTGGCGCTGATCTGGCTGCTCGGCTTCAAGTATCCGCTGCTGCCTTTCACCGGCCGGATGGGGCCGTTCTGGACCTGGGACGGCTTTCTCGCGATCATCCTGCCTGCCATCACGCTCGGCGGCGTCTTCGTCGGCCCCGTCGCCCGCATGACCCGCAGCTCGGTGCTCGACGTGCTGGGGGCGGATCACGTCAGGACGGCCCGCGCCAAGGGGCTGACCGAACGGGCCGTGGTCATGCGGCACGCCCTGCGCAATGCGCTGGTTCCGGTGGTGACGCTGATCGGACTGCAGATCGGGTTTCTGCTCGGCGGTGCCGTCGTGACCGAGACCGTCTTCAGCTGGCCAGGTATCGGCCGGCTCGCTGTGGGCGCGATCCTGTCGAGCGATCTGCCGATGGCTCAGGGCACCATCATCGTGCTGTCGCTCGGCTTCATCCTGATCAACCTTGCCGTGGACGTGCTCTATGCCGTGCTCGACCCGAGAGTGAGGGGCGCCTGA
- a CDS encoding ABC transporter permease gives MSSITQTLAKGQAEPLPTPAIEDFIVRRPSVLRMLVSDVGACISLVLVVLVIAGAILAPWIAPSDPYGGDLANTLKAPGEMGLLGTDGQGRDMITRLLFGLRTTLLMGFASVLFGCALGGLVGFVAAYYTRVSGLLMRLMDVLLSFPAILFGLAIAAIFGPGLTAVIIALSIATVPLMARVVRGSAIVVLQQDYIESARSLGMSDARIIFKYLLPNCLSAIFVFVTLRFGQVILLGAALSFLGLGAQPPTAELGAMAADGRNFLFFAPHVSVLPSLVIFVVVLAFNVLGDALRDALDPKLRK, from the coding sequence ATGAGTTCCATCACGCAGACGCTCGCAAAGGGACAGGCGGAACCGCTGCCGACCCCGGCGATCGAAGACTTCATCGTCCGCCGGCCATCGGTGTTGAGAATGCTCGTCAGCGATGTCGGAGCCTGCATCTCGCTGGTACTCGTGGTGCTGGTGATCGCCGGGGCGATCCTCGCGCCCTGGATTGCGCCGTCGGATCCCTATGGCGGCGATCTCGCCAATACCCTTAAGGCGCCTGGCGAGATGGGCCTGCTCGGCACGGACGGGCAGGGGCGTGACATGATCACGCGACTGCTCTTCGGCCTGCGCACCACATTGCTGATGGGGTTCGCTTCCGTCCTCTTCGGCTGTGCGCTCGGTGGTCTCGTCGGCTTCGTTGCGGCCTATTACACGCGGGTGTCGGGCCTGCTCATGCGCTTGATGGACGTGCTTCTGTCCTTTCCGGCCATCCTGTTCGGACTGGCCATCGCCGCCATTTTCGGGCCCGGGCTCACGGCGGTGATCATCGCCCTTTCGATCGCGACCGTGCCTCTGATGGCGCGTGTCGTGCGCGGTTCGGCCATCGTCGTGCTGCAGCAGGACTATATCGAGAGCGCGCGCTCGCTCGGCATGAGCGACGCACGCATCATCTTCAAATATCTGCTGCCGAACTGCCTCTCGGCGATCTTCGTCTTCGTCACCCTGCGGTTCGGCCAGGTCATCCTGCTCGGTGCAGCCCTGTCGTTCCTCGGCCTTGGCGCGCAGCCGCCAACGGCAGAACTCGGCGCGATGGCGGCGGACGGCCGCAACTTCCTGTTCTTCGCGCCGCATGTCTCCGTCCTGCCCAGCCTGGTCATCTTCGTGGTCGTGCTGGCCTTCAACGTTCTCGGCGACGCGCTGCGCGATGCTCTCGATCCCAAGCTGCGCAAATAG
- a CDS encoding ABC transporter substrate-binding protein, with translation MNRLTALLLGSAAAIAATAGPVSAQQKAPLSILRVIDADNYDPIRSTSTAAAEALYMLADTLVSVDFDMKTIKPGLAESWTVSPDGTTYTFKLRTDVKFCDGRPMTAEDVVYSLKRWTDPANKSPVSFRGGQVKDIRAEGDATVVYELKEPYSDLLFQIGLSFASVVDKNAVEKLGANFGVQGFNATGPYCWVKWTPRQELVMKKNPHYTWGPPIYKDPKPQIDEIVWKIIPESNTLMAAIQAKQADVTYYMPYIALDTMQRMPGMQVQRQDNYIYDIFMGFKVDKPIASEGVIREAVNMAVNKDAIAKAIFFGKGQTLPALLNASVLDFDKDAAAKMPKYDPAAAAKLLDAAGWKAGADGIREKDGKKATFTVYGIRNDVNPRITEAMQADLRKVGVDMKIQLWDATVAWGKLATQEFDAFVMAYPYVTATEALNLYFNSRQAPTPNRMNWKDPKTDEMLKAAATAVDADKRKQAIGAVQTQLTEANVWVPLVSQPLWVVSGDRVEGVRAHGVYGAGLYKGLDIKLKR, from the coding sequence ATGAATAGGCTTACCGCACTGCTTCTCGGCAGCGCCGCTGCTATTGCGGCCACCGCCGGGCCGGTCTCTGCTCAGCAGAAGGCGCCGTTGTCGATCCTGCGCGTCATCGACGCTGACAATTACGATCCGATCCGCTCGACATCGACGGCCGCGGCCGAGGCGCTCTACATGCTGGCCGACACGCTGGTCAGCGTCGATTTCGACATGAAGACCATCAAGCCCGGTCTGGCGGAATCCTGGACGGTCTCTCCGGACGGCACGACCTACACCTTCAAGCTGCGCACGGACGTGAAGTTCTGCGACGGTCGTCCGATGACGGCCGAGGACGTCGTCTATTCGCTGAAGCGCTGGACCGATCCGGCCAACAAGTCGCCGGTGTCGTTCCGCGGCGGTCAGGTCAAGGACATCCGCGCCGAGGGCGACGCGACTGTCGTCTACGAACTGAAGGAGCCCTATAGCGACCTGCTCTTCCAGATCGGCCTGTCCTTCGCTTCGGTGGTCGACAAGAACGCGGTCGAGAAGCTCGGCGCCAATTTCGGCGTTCAGGGCTTCAACGCGACGGGCCCCTATTGCTGGGTGAAATGGACCCCGCGGCAGGAACTCGTCATGAAGAAGAACCCCCACTACACCTGGGGGCCGCCGATCTACAAAGATCCGAAGCCGCAGATCGACGAGATCGTCTGGAAGATCATTCCTGAGTCGAATACGCTGATGGCGGCGATCCAGGCCAAGCAGGCCGACGTCACTTACTATATGCCCTATATCGCGCTCGACACGATGCAGCGTATGCCCGGCATGCAGGTGCAGCGGCAGGACAACTACATCTACGACATCTTCATGGGCTTCAAGGTTGACAAGCCCATCGCCAGCGAGGGCGTGATCCGCGAGGCGGTCAACATGGCCGTCAACAAGGACGCCATCGCAAAGGCGATCTTCTTCGGCAAGGGCCAGACCCTGCCGGCCCTGCTGAATGCCAGCGTCCTCGACTTCGACAAGGACGCAGCCGCCAAGATGCCGAAATACGATCCGGCCGCGGCGGCCAAGCTCCTCGATGCGGCTGGCTGGAAGGCCGGTGCCGACGGCATCCGCGAGAAGGACGGCAAGAAGGCGACCTTCACGGTCTATGGCATCCGCAACGACGTCAATCCGCGGATTACCGAGGCCATGCAGGCCGACCTGCGCAAGGTCGGCGTCGACATGAAGATCCAGCTCTGGGATGCCACGGTTGCCTGGGGCAAGCTCGCCACGCAGGAATTCGACGCCTTCGTGATGGCCTATCCCTATGTGACGGCGACCGAGGCCCTGAATCTCTACTTCAACAGCCGCCAGGCGCCGACGCCGAACCGGATGAACTGGAAGGACCCGAAGACCGACGAGATGCTGAAGGCTGCGGCAACGGCCGTCGATGCCGACAAGCGCAAGCAGGCGATCGGCGCCGTCCAGACCCAGCTCACCGAAGCCAATGTCTGGGTGCCGCTTGTCTCACAGCCGCTCTGGGTCGTCTCGGGCGACCGCGTCGAGGGCGTGCGTGCCCACGGCGTCTATGGCGCAGGTCTCTACAAGGGCCTCGACATCAAGCTGAAGCGCTGA